One segment of Chelmon rostratus isolate fCheRos1 chromosome 17, fCheRos1.pri, whole genome shotgun sequence DNA contains the following:
- the atp5mf gene encoding ATP synthase subunit f, mitochondrial translates to MADRPVPVTEKRLMDVKLGELGTWVGGRDFSPNGIISAIRRGHDRYYNKYINVKKGGIGGIAMLLTGYIAISYLWSYDHIQHDRWRKYH, encoded by the exons ATGGCGGACAGACCAG TTCCCGTAACCGAGAAGCGACTGATGGATGTGAAGCTGGGAGAGCTGGGGACCTGGGTTGGAGGTCGAGACTTCAGTCCCAATGGCATCATCTCAGCCATCCGCAGGG gCCACGATAGATACTACAACAAGTACATCAATGTGAAGAAGGGAGGCATTGGTGGTATAGCTATGCTGCTGACTGGCTACATAGCAATCAGCTACCTGTGGAGCTACGACCACATCC AACATGATCGCTGGAGGAAGTACCACTAA